The proteins below come from a single Osmerus mordax isolate fOsmMor3 chromosome 3, fOsmMor3.pri, whole genome shotgun sequence genomic window:
- the rundc1 gene encoding RUN domain-containing protein 1: MSTEELSTSDSEAAFAGAGERWAPVGAVANPEDESRIGYTTEPRGKGSVSASEPEMASRLRKLEEEQAQLNSSLLALTSHFAQVQFRLKQIVHAQTDEKERMLVELEEFAFKGCPHVVGCRAQDTKQLENSSEREKRERLEVQREKQKDLIIQLKTQLDDLERFAYQEGSYDSLPQAVVMERQKVIIDELIKKLDVNLNEDIGNLTPEELRQRVDAAIAQIVNPARVKEQLVDQLKTQIRDLEMFINFIQDEVGNPLLSDGAPSQQPGNAGSNTRAPGGRKKMDPEHAQKVRDTGLQLIQRALAVLQIFAVSQFGCAVGRVPPMWSHTDGGQGHGPLLQRLEGAVDRVRVLASCRQPSVDHVVSYSSSGTALGPRDELTAAVRKELALALRDLLAHGLYAPSQGMSLVLAPISCLLPRSSAPQTMHPWELFVKYYHSKNGKAFVESPARQLSQSFSLPMGGGPVTVTPKQSLLWAIHSVLQEHDRYKRGADSEFKALVCMALNEQRLVSWLNLLCKSGTLVHPHYQPWSYMAQTGFEGALRILGRVSHLRFNLPVDLAVRQLKNIKDAF, encoded by the exons ATGTCGACAGAGGAACTGTCAACTTCGGACAGCGAGGCTGCCTTCGCCGGTGCTGGGGAGAGATGGGCGCCCGTTGGGGCTGTTGCCAACCCGGAGGATGAGAGTCGAATTGGATACACGACCGAACCGAGAGGGAAAGGATCCGTTTCGGCCAGTGAGCCGGAGATGGCTTCCAGGCTaaggaagctggaggaggaacaggccCAGCTGAATTCTTCGCTGCTAGCGCTAACGTCTCACTTCGCTCAGGTGCAGTTCAGGCTGAAGCAGATTGTTCATGCTCAGACTgacgagaaggagaggatgttaGTGGAACTGGAAGAGTTCGCTTTCAAAGGCTGCCCTCACGTCGTAGGATGCCGAGCACAGGATACAAAACAGCTGGAAAACTCG agcgagagggagaagagagagcgtCTGGAGgtccagagagagaagcagaaggaCCTCATCATCCAGTTGAAAACGCAGCTGGACGACCTGGAGCGCTTTGCCTACCAGGAGGGCAGCTACGACTCACTGCCCCAGGCTGtggtgatggagagacagaag GTGATCATCGACGAGCTGATTAAGAAGCTGGACGTGAACCTGAACGAGGACATCGGGAACCTGACCCCAGAGGAGCTGAGACAGAGGGTTGACGCTGCCATCGCCCAGATCGTCAACCCAGCTCGGGTCAAAGAGCAGCTGGTGGACCAGCTGAAAACCCAGATCAGAGACCTGGAGATGTTCATCAACTTCATCCAGG ACGAGGTGGGGAACCCCCTCCTCTCGGACGGGGCCCCCAGCCAGCAGCCGGGGAACGCTGGCTCCAACACCAGAGCCCCTGGAGGACGGAAGAAAA TGGATCCTGAGCACGCCCAGAAGGTGCGCGACACGGGGCTGCAGCTGATCCAACGCGCCCTGGCCGTGCTGCAGATCTTCGCCGTCAGCCAGTTCGGCTGCGCCGTCGGCCGCGTCCCCCCGATGTGGTCCCACACCGACGGGGGGCAGGGCCACGGGCCCCTCCTGCAGCGCCTGGAGGGGGCCGTGGACCGGGTTCGAGTCCTGGCCTCCTGCAGGCAGCCGTCGGTGGATCACGTGGTGAGCTACTCCAGCAGCGGTACGGCCCTGGGGCCCCGGGACGAGCTGACGGCCGCCGTGAGGAAGGAGCTGGCCCTGGCCTTGAGGGATCTGCTGGCCCACGGCCTCTACGCCCCCTCCCAGGGCATGAGTCTGGTCCTGGCCCCCAtctcctgcctgctgcctcgcAGCTCCGCCCCGCAGACCATGCACCCCTGGGAGCTGTTCGTCAAGTACTACCACTCCAAGAACGGCAAGGCCTTCGTGGAGTCGCCCGCCCGCCAGCTCTCCCAGTCCTTCAGCCTTCCCATGGGCGGTGGCCCTGTCACCGTCACCCCCAAACAGTCCCTGCTGTGGGCGATCCACTCGGTCCTGCAGGAGCACGACCGCTACAAGCGAGGAGCGGACTCGGAGTTCAAGGCGCTGGTGTGCATGGCGCTGAACGAGCAGAGGCTGGTGTCCTGGCTCAACCTGCTGTGCAAGTCTGGGACCCTGGTGCACCCCCACTACCAGCCCTGGAGCTACATGGCCCAGACGGGGT